Proteins from a single region of Oryza brachyantha chromosome 6, ObraRS2, whole genome shotgun sequence:
- the LOC102719778 gene encoding ent-kaurene oxidase 2, with product MEAFVAAAGAGGVGVGAATVAAAVGGLLAAAALAERVGVVAPRNRRNAPPAVPGLPIIGNLHQLKEKKPHQTFTKWSEIYGPIYTIKTGASSVVVLNSTEVAKEAMVAKFSSISTRKLSKALTVLTRDKSMVATSDYGDFHKMVKRYVMSSMLGTSAQKQFRETRDMMVNKMLRTFHKLVTDDPDAPIVFRDVFKDELFRLSLIQSLGEDVSSVYVDEFGRDISKEEIYNATVTDMMMCAIEVDWRDFFPYLSWVPNRSFETRVFTTEARRSAVMRALIKQQKERILRGEARICYLDFLLAENTLTDEQLVMLVWEALIEAADTTLVTTEWAMYELAKNPEKQERLYQEIREVCGDETVTEEHLPRLPYLNAVFHETLRRHSPVPLIPPRFVHEDTKLAGYDVPAGTEMVINLYGCNMSKEEWDSPEEWAPERFAGGRFEVADMYKTMAFGAGRRACAGSLQAMHIACAAIARFVQGFQWRLREGDEDKVDTVQLTAYKLHPLYVHLHPRGPRM from the exons ATGGAGGCGTTCGTGGCCGCCGCAGGCGCGGGCGGGGTCGGggtcggcgcggcgacggtggcggcggcagtgggGGGACttctcgccgcggccgcgctcgCCGAGAGGGTCGGTGTGGTCGCGCCCAGGAACCGCCGCAACGCGCCTCCAG CTGTTCCTGGCTTACCCATCATTGGAAATCTGCATCaattgaaagaaaagaagccTCATCAGACCTTTACAAAATGGTCTGAAATTTATGGGCCAATCTACACTATAAAAACAGGGGCTTCTTCTGTTGTTGTGCTCAATTCAACTGAAGTAGCAAAGGAG GCGATGGTTGCAAAATTCTCATCCATATCTACTCGAAAGCTATCCAAAGCACTGACAGTGCTTACTCGTGATAAATCTATGGTTGCTACAAGCGACTACGGTGATTTCCACAAAATGGTTAAGCGTTATGTGATGTCAAGCATGCTGGGTACTTCTGCCCAG AAACAATTTCGTGAAACAAGAGATATGATGGTCAATAAAATGCTACGCACTTTCCATAAACTGGTGACCGATGATCCGGATGCTCCTATCGTATTCAGAGACGTTTTCAAGGACGAGCTATTCCGATTGTCCCTGATTCAG AGTTTAGGAGAGGATGTGAGCTCAGTCTATGTCGATGAATTTGGGAGGGACATTTCGAAGGAAGAGATCTACAACGCCACTGTTACGGACATGATGATGTGTGCAATTGAGGTTGACTGGAGAGACTTCTTCCCCTACCTCAGCTGGGTTCCAAACAGGAGCTTCGAAACAAGGGTGTTCACTACAGAAGCTAGACGAAGTGCAGTGATGCGTGCCTTGATCAAGCAGCAGAAGGAAAGGATTTTGCGTGGAGAG GCACGAATATGCTACCTCGACTTCCTGCTGGCAGAGAACACACTGACAGATGAACAACTGGTGATGCTGGTGTGGGAGGCTCTCATAGAGGCTGCAGATACTACATTGGTTACCACCGAATGGGCCATGTATGAACTTGCCAAGAACCCTGAGAAACAG GAGCGGCTTTACCAGGAGATCCGGGAGGTGTGCGGCGACGAGACGGTCACCGAGGAACACCTGCCGCGGCTGCCGTACCTCAACGCCGTCTTCCACGAGACGCTGCGCCGCCACTCCCCCGTCCCGCTCATACCCCCGAGGTTCGTCCACGAGGACACCAAGCTCGCCGGCTACGACGTCCCCGCCGGCACCGAG ATGGTGATCAACCTGTACGGGTGCAACATGAGCAAGGAGGAGTGGGACTCGCCGGAGGAGTGGGCGCCGGAGAGGTTCGCCGGCGGGAGGTTCGAGGTGGCGGACATGTACAAGACGATGGCGTTCGGCGCCGGGAGGAGGGCGTGCGCGGGGAGCCTGCAGGCGATGCACATCGCGTGCGCCGCCATCGCGCGCTTCGTGCAGGGGTTCCAGTGGAGGCTGCGGGAGGGCGACGAGGACAAGGTGGACACCGTGCAGCTCACCGCCTACAAGCTCCACCCGCTCTACGTCCACCTCCATCCCCGAGGGCCAAGGATGTAA